In a genomic window of Candidatus Manganitrophaceae bacterium:
- a CDS encoding HAMP domain-containing protein yields the protein MSMLVSTAALLLASLGFIVYELITYRDTMVQNFSTQAEIIGINTVSALVFNDPQAATETIAALRVKPNIMSAAIYTADGKLFAKYVRNDGATVFQMPEQISEQREDYRFESDHLLLSRPIISEGKQIGMVHIQSDLKEIDVRLKRYALITMGVLAISLLAAYRISSKLQEIISHPLLHLAQTAKTVSEEKNYSVRAVAENQDEIGQLVLTFNEMLTQIQMRDDTLSRAHNELEQRVTERTLELKEEITERQRAQEEMRKLNTQLEAANKELEAFSYSVSHDLRAPLRHINGFVELLKMHEGTRLGEKSQHYMNTIMNSAKRMGDLVDDLLVFSRMGKSEMRVGKVDLDHLTEEVIKDLQPEIGAREITWKIASLPEVEGDVTMLRQVCVNLIGNAIKYTRTRAQAQIEIGYTPEKEEHVFFIRDNGVGFDPQFAGKLFGVFQRLHRSDEFEGTGIGLANVRRIVHRHGGRTWAEGRVDGGAVFSFSLPKRGEKPE from the coding sequence ATGAGCATGTTGGTCAGCACTGCGGCTTTATTGCTGGCCAGTCTGGGATTTATTGTCTATGAGTTGATTACCTATCGAGATACCATGGTTCAGAATTTTTCTACCCAGGCTGAAATTATTGGAATTAACACAGTCTCCGCGTTGGTTTTCAATGACCCGCAGGCCGCAACTGAAACGATAGCCGCGTTACGTGTTAAACCAAATATTATGTCGGCTGCAATTTATACGGCGGACGGCAAGCTGTTCGCAAAATATGTGCGGAACGACGGAGCGACGGTTTTTCAAATGCCGGAACAGATCTCGGAGCAAAGGGAAGATTATCGTTTCGAGTCAGATCATCTTCTCCTGTCTCGGCCAATCATTTCTGAAGGCAAACAGATCGGGATGGTTCACATTCAGTCCGATCTCAAGGAAATAGATGTCCGCCTGAAGCGATATGCTCTCATCACAATGGGCGTCCTTGCAATCTCCCTGCTGGCTGCTTATCGGATCTCCTCCAAACTGCAAGAGATTATTTCTCACCCTCTTCTTCATCTGGCTCAAACAGCGAAAACCGTCTCCGAAGAGAAAAACTATTCTGTGCGTGCGGTGGCGGAAAACCAGGACGAGATCGGTCAATTGGTGCTGACTTTCAACGAGATGTTGACCCAAATACAAATGAGAGATGACACGTTATCGAGGGCTCACAATGAATTGGAACAAAGAGTGACGGAGCGGACGCTAGAATTAAAAGAGGAAATCACAGAGCGCCAGAGAGCGCAAGAAGAAATGCGCAAACTCAATACACAACTGGAAGCGGCGAATAAAGAGCTGGAGGCCTTCAGCTATTCGGTTTCGCATGACCTGCGCGCCCCGCTGCGGCACATCAACGGATTTGTCGAACTGCTTAAAATGCATGAAGGGACGCGGCTGGGTGAAAAGAGTCAGCACTACATGAATACGATCATGAACTCAGCGAAACGAATGGGTGATCTCGTTGACGACCTGCTGGTCTTCTCAAGGATGGGGAAGTCGGAGATGCGCGTCGGGAAGGTGGATCTTGATCACCTTACTGAAGAGGTAATCAAAGATTTACAACCGGAGATCGGGGCGCGAGAGATTACCTGGAAAATTGCGAGCCTGCCGGAGGTGGAAGGGGATGTGACGATGCTTCGTCAGGTCTGCGTCAATCTGATCGGCAATGCAATAAAGTATACCCGTACCCGCGCGCAGGCCCAGATAGAAATCGGGTACACGCCGGAGAAAGAAGAACATGTATTTTTTATTCGGGATAATGGCGTTGGGTTTGATCCGCAGTTCGCTGGAAAACTCTTTGGCGTTTTCCAGCGCTTGCACCGCTCGGACGAATTCGAAGGAACAGGCATCGGATTGGCGAATGTCCGTCGGATTGTCCACCGTCATGGCGGCCGGACCTGGGCAGAAGGTCGGGTCGATGGCGGTGCGGTTTTTAGCTTTTCTTTGCCGAAGAGAGGGGAGAAGCCGGAATGA
- a CDS encoding choice-of-anchor N protein — MKKITARLIPALFAVMILAGTVRSAFAIPSLQLDILGGTYDSSTQTIVSSSPSFKLYAYLIPDSKALLTDTYFISVAMTPQIGPVGVDVGSFQLNGNTVLATADMVYGTPPIDSYTQASDPGDLSTHSIYPTYFQQYAFNFDSNDRTTGYDTQINTGVGPTPNSSGEMYFHEFDVDTTSLAAPYSVHFDLYSTQSGNNAASDTDINQFAPFSHDAESCINCRSTSVPEPTTMLLVGAGMLGMVVYRRKLLA, encoded by the coding sequence ATGAAAAAAATAACAGCTCGCCTGATACCGGCCCTTTTTGCGGTGATGATTCTCGCGGGGACCGTCCGGTCTGCTTTCGCCATCCCTTCATTGCAACTCGACATCTTGGGCGGCACGTACGATTCCTCTACTCAAACGATTGTGTCCTCCAGTCCCTCATTTAAACTCTATGCTTATTTGATTCCAGACAGTAAGGCTTTGCTGACCGATACTTATTTTATCTCCGTTGCGATGACTCCCCAAATCGGACCGGTCGGTGTCGATGTGGGCTCATTTCAATTGAACGGAAACACGGTTCTCGCGACTGCCGACATGGTTTACGGAACTCCTCCGATCGACAGTTATACGCAGGCCTCCGACCCGGGAGATTTGTCGACGCATAGTATTTACCCTACCTACTTCCAGCAATATGCTTTTAATTTCGACTCAAATGATCGGACAACGGGATACGACACTCAGATAAACACGGGAGTGGGACCAACGCCTAATTCTTCCGGCGAGATGTATTTCCATGAGTTTGATGTGGACACCACGTCTCTGGCTGCTCCCTACAGCGTACATTTCGATTTATATAGCACGCAGAGCGGAAATAATGCCGCGAGCGATACCGATATTAATCAGTTTGCACCGTTCTCTCATGATGCGGAAAGCTGCATCAATTGCCGGTCTACTTCTGTTCCTGAGCCGACCACAATGCTTCTGGTCGGAGCGGGGATGCTGGGTATGGTTGTCTATAGAAGAAAACTTTTGGCCTAG
- a CDS encoding CBS domain-containing protein gives MKPKFETVGQIRKGNTHIAYENQSAFDIAMELLGSHYTGMPVLDKEDRVIGVVTIQDLIRALPGARKLEEIRVGEIMTRSPLVIDDDTPLEKAGQMLVDGTLPRLCVVHKGKLLGTITGHDLLRAWIGLPPAM, from the coding sequence ATGAAGCCGAAGTTTGAGACAGTGGGACAAATTAGGAAAGGAAATACGCATATCGCCTATGAAAATCAATCCGCTTTTGATATCGCCATGGAATTGCTTGGGAGTCACTATACCGGCATGCCGGTGTTGGACAAGGAGGACCGGGTCATCGGGGTGGTGACGATACAAGACCTGATCCGAGCTCTTCCGGGGGCACGCAAATTAGAAGAGATTAGGGTGGGTGAAATCATGACCCGGTCACCGTTGGTCATTGACGATGATACCCCGTTGGAGAAAGCAGGCCAGATGCTTGTAGACGGAACGCTCCCTCGGCTCTGCGTCGTCCACAAGGGGAAATTGCTTGGCACCATCACCGGACATGACCTGTTACGGGCATGGATAGGCTTGCCCCCGGCAATGTAA
- a CDS encoding response regulator transcription factor codes for MRADTSDQKSAVSTEWLPRALTKREKEVIQLIAEGLKSREIAEKLNLSAKTVDTHRAHIMDKLGLTNIAQLICYAIQKGFVTVD; via the coding sequence ATGCGGGCTGATACAAGCGATCAAAAGAGCGCTGTTTCGACTGAATGGTTGCCGCGTGCGTTAACAAAACGGGAGAAGGAGGTCATACAGCTGATTGCCGAGGGATTAAAGAGTCGAGAGATCGCGGAGAAACTCAATCTATCGGCAAAAACGGTGGATACTCATCGGGCCCATATCATGGACAAGCTGGGGCTCACCAATATTGCACAATTGATTTGTTATGCAATCCAAAAAGGGTTCGTAACGGTAGATTAA
- a CDS encoding YfiR family protein: protein MAMKNGSSLRKILISILLIGVTVFLPIQATPSSPNEYQVKAAFLYNFAKFVEWPQEAIAGGQPFVIGILGQDPFGNELDEAVAGKTVREKKITVKRFSKIEEAIHCHLLFISNSEDQNLAQILRRLEGAPVLTVSDMGQFAEKGGVIQLVTDQNKIHFAINMAAAERVGLKPSSQLLKLSRIITGTTQNRE from the coding sequence GTGGCAATGAAAAATGGATCGTCTCTGAGAAAGATCCTGATCTCAATCTTATTGATTGGAGTTACTGTATTCCTCCCGATTCAAGCAACTCCCTCTTCTCCCAATGAATATCAGGTCAAGGCGGCCTTTCTTTACAATTTTGCCAAATTCGTCGAGTGGCCCCAGGAAGCCATTGCAGGGGGCCAGCCCTTTGTGATTGGGATTCTGGGACAGGATCCTTTCGGGAACGAGCTTGATGAGGCGGTGGCGGGCAAGACCGTTAGAGAAAAAAAGATTACGGTCAAGCGGTTTTCGAAGATCGAAGAAGCCATCCATTGTCACCTTCTCTTCATTAGCAATTCGGAGGATCAAAACCTGGCCCAGATCCTAAGGCGGCTTGAGGGCGCGCCGGTCCTGACCGTCAGCGACATGGGGCAATTTGCCGAAAAAGGAGGCGTCATTCAATTGGTGACAGATCAGAACAAGATTCATTTTGCGATCAATATGGCTGCGGCCGAACGGGTTGGATTAAAACCGAGTTCTCAGCTGCTGAAATTATCTCGAATCATAACCGGAACGACGCAGAACAGGGAGTGA
- a CDS encoding carboxypeptidase regulatory-like domain-containing protein, which yields MDVKGGGTLIGRVTLKGEIPPPRVFPLVLYPFGAFCKRISDGQGNVLLEEFYVGTDGGLKDSVVAVEQVKKGKPFPHVNAKWVTEDCMFHPAEAAFNDKYVKDEDGKLHHEHPLVTVLENHQAISVQNYDPIIHNIQVFQNEKGNIILNVPLPPGAKDAGGKLNFTRGRRISQMICGMHEFMQSWAFVVDNPYYTNTKKDGEFKIDRLPPGTYKVVAWHPHFKPIEKQITVPANGAVTLNFEFDAGEVKRPIYESQEKFRIGPEALPEEHLMHTHPFRQRPPGEEPQDKRPNEGDQKE from the coding sequence ATGGATGTCAAAGGTGGCGGCACCCTTATCGGCAGAGTGACCTTGAAAGGAGAGATCCCTCCCCCACGCGTTTTTCCTCTGGTTCTCTATCCTTTTGGAGCATTTTGCAAAAGGATCTCAGATGGCCAGGGAAATGTTCTGCTGGAGGAATTCTATGTCGGAACAGACGGTGGGCTCAAGGACTCCGTGGTGGCCGTAGAGCAGGTCAAAAAAGGAAAACCGTTTCCTCACGTCAACGCGAAATGGGTGACGGAAGACTGTATGTTTCACCCTGCCGAAGCCGCTTTCAATGACAAGTATGTGAAGGATGAAGATGGAAAGCTCCACCATGAACATCCCCTGGTGACCGTTCTTGAAAACCATCAGGCGATTTCAGTTCAGAATTACGATCCGATTATTCACAACATCCAAGTCTTTCAGAACGAGAAAGGGAATATTATTTTAAACGTTCCACTCCCTCCGGGCGCGAAGGATGCGGGGGGAAAGCTGAACTTTACCCGAGGAAGAAGGATCTCGCAGATGATCTGCGGGATGCACGAATTCATGCAAAGCTGGGCATTTGTCGTGGACAATCCCTACTATACGAACACGAAAAAGGACGGCGAGTTTAAGATTGATCGGCTCCCTCCGGGAACCTACAAGGTGGTTGCGTGGCATCCTCATTTTAAGCCGATCGAGAAGCAGATCACCGTGCCGGCCAATGGAGCGGTGACCCTCAATTTCGAGTTTGACGCCGGAGAGGTAAAGCGTCCCATTTACGAGAGCCAGGAAAAGTTTCGAATCGGGCCAGAGGCCTTGCCGGAAGAACACCTCATGCATACCCATCCATTTCGACAACGTCCGCCCGGCGAAGAACCTCAGGATAAAAGACCCAACGAAGGTGATCAGAAGGAATAA
- a CDS encoding response regulator yields the protein MSEIKRVLLAEDNAEDVELTLEALSEYNLANEVVVVRDGAEALDYLFCRGSFKARPIGNPAVILLDIKMPKMDGLEVLRTIKGDEKLRLIPVVMLTSSREEPDLAESYKLGVNAYVVKPVNFQAFVKAVKQLGIFWVLLNEPAPGSPKKTN from the coding sequence ATGAGTGAGATCAAGAGAGTTTTGTTGGCCGAGGACAATGCGGAGGATGTCGAGCTGACGCTGGAGGCGCTTTCCGAATATAATCTTGCAAACGAAGTGGTGGTGGTTCGGGACGGTGCCGAGGCATTAGACTATCTTTTTTGCCGCGGATCATTTAAGGCACGCCCCATTGGAAATCCCGCCGTGATCCTTCTCGATATTAAAATGCCAAAGATGGATGGGTTGGAGGTACTTAGAACCATCAAGGGGGATGAAAAACTGAGATTGATTCCCGTGGTGATGCTGACTTCATCGCGCGAGGAGCCCGACCTGGCGGAGAGTTATAAACTCGGTGTAAACGCCTATGTTGTTAAACCTGTGAACTTTCAAGCGTTCGTCAAAGCGGTCAAGCAGCTGGGCATTTTTTGGGTGCTTCTGAATGAACCGGCCCCCGGCAGTCCAAAGAAAACAAATTAA